In Triticum urartu cultivar G1812 chromosome 6, Tu2.1, whole genome shotgun sequence, the following proteins share a genomic window:
- the LOC125516205 gene encoding uncharacterized protein LOC125516205: MVSIADELAAAGKAMDEDDIVDHILQGLLHEPDYSGFVSAISTRTATEQPIRLGELFSLLPLKLASRHRTPPTTPATLPTLLPEAEDAAATPIVGAMAAAATTTTRRHATPTTPVAMALEGDHVKGAVIAVTVNGARSVSLTGMARGAIKSATTGTTPTTSAILQAAEAATEVATMVEITRQMWFTPMGWIRIGISTLARLIT, encoded by the coding sequence ATGGTCAGCATCGCCGACGAACTAGCAGCTGCCGGCAAGGCGATGGACGAAGACGACATCGTCGATCACATCTTGCAGGGGCTGCTCCACGAACCCGACTACAGCGGGTTCGTCTCGGCCATCTCGACACGCACCGCCACCGAGCAACCCATCAGACTTGGCGAACTCTTCTCCCTGCTGCCGCTGAAGCTCGCATCGCGGCACAGAACGCCGCCTACCACTCCAGCCACTCTGCCAACCTTGCTGCCCGAGGCGGAGGACGCGGCGGCAACTCCAATCGTGGGGGCTATGGCGGCCGCGGCTACAACAACAACACGGCGCCACGCTACTCCGACAACTCCGGTGGCAATGGCTCTGGAGGGGGATCACGTCAAGGGAGCGGTGATCGCGGTGACCGTGAACGGTGCCAGATCTGTAAGCTTGACGGGCATGGCGCGTGGCGCTATAAAAAGCGCTACGACAGGAACTACACCAACAACATCCGCCATCCTGCAGGCGGCGGAAGCAGCAACGGAGGTGGCAACAATGGTGGAAATCACACGGCAAATGTGGTTCACTCCTATGGGGTGGATACGAATTGGTATCTCGACACTGGCGCGACTGATCACGTGA